TAACCGACTTTTGACACTTGTTTTAGCTGTTCAAGACCCTCTTTAATGTTCCTGACTTTTCAGCCAACAAGTACCAATTTAAGGAGTCATTTAAGGGCCTGGTCGAATCTAGACATGGCCATTTGACTACCGGTGCATTCATCTCTACaagattcatttgcttaattcttaAGCTGCCTATTGGAGCTCCCATTCAGCCGAATCTCCTTAGGGAATTAATTCTggaattttcttgatttttcttagcttttaagtttgtctattcggctagcttatgaagaactataaatatttgattgttCATTTGTAAAACGactttttccaattttataatatattgaatatttttgtgagaattttcttctctcaatttcgtccaaagactccgttggcttatctactagttagtggcgtcaaccctgCTCTTTGCaaatcgaacttatcactttcaaccaaagtgtggcgttctaCTTATACCAAGGTTCATATCTTTGATaaatagtgggtcgaggtcctttTACACCGTTCATCATCCACCTTAAGAAcatataagattcgggtcaTCACTTACCcttagtgttggttctttcttgtttttaagcctATCAATCTGTTTTTCATTCAAACCGAATTTCCCTTTCTGAAACtaaatcttttcttttagtAACCGAACCTTTGCACTTAAACAACTCCATTGTACATAATTTGAACCCAAGTGCCATTTCAAAGACGACTACAACTTTACTTGAAGCAATACGAATGAGACTTCTTCGTtagacgatcgggcaacaaaaACGACTCAACTCAATCAAACGAGGCTGGTTCACATCAGTTGGTAGCAGAGCTATTTAAAATGAGGAGTTCAGACATTCGGAACAACTCCAGAGTAGGTTTATTGTAAattcgaaaaagaaagaaatttgaaaaaaaatcatattttcaagTTCTAGTATTGTAATTAGCTTGCTAATTTCGaatatattgtaaaaaaaagatacaaaattaaaaaaaaaaataagaaatcttTTCAAAGTGTATGTTGGTTGAATTCCCGATCAGCAAAAGTTCTTTCAAGTCTTTGATCAATCTTTTTGCGCCACACTTAAACCCATTTCTACCTTTATTTCAAGCCTACCCATCACCATTACATCTACCGTCCTTTGTAACCCTTTGAAACCGACCCTCTAAACTAAAGATTTAGCCTTATCGAGTCTTATACGAAATTACAAGAGAAGAAACGAGaggaaaaaggcacgagtgtgTGAGCACATCTGAGAGGAGGTAAAAGCCAAAAGAGTGTAAACACGAGTGTAAGTgttgttctttctttcttttctgagTGAACGTGAGTATTTGTGGTGAGGAATTCTTACTATGTCACAAAGTCCCGAGCGAAACATGGTGGATAGACTTGAAAGGAAACCGGTAAGAAATGTTGATCCTGGAGGAGGAGGAGTTCCCGGTTTAGGCCAACAAGCCCTCTTAAGAGAATTTCAACGAATGCTTCGAAATGAGCTTGAATCCATCAATGAGAGGCTAGATCGAGTGGAAGGAAGGGAAACACGAGAAGGAACCCCTCAAGGACCAAGACGGGAGCGAGGGTGAGCAAGACTTCCTGAAGATGAACTCTATGAGCCAAGCGAGATGGAAAGTGACCAAGTGTCGAATCAAAGCGAGAGACGACGGGGTCAAAGGAATAGAGGTCGTAGAGAACGAGGTCAAGCTGATGATGATTTAAAGAATATTAAGCTATCCATTCCCCCATTTCAAGGGAAATTTGATCCAGAAGCCTACCTAGAGTGGGAGAAGAAAATCGAGTTGGTCTTCGAGTGTCACAACTACTCGGAGAACAAAAAGGTGAAATTTTCAGCAATTGAGTTTTCTGACTATGCGATGATATGGTGGGATCAGCTTACTACGAGTCGGAGAAGGAACGGAGAACGACCAATCTCTACTTGGGCCGAAATGAAAGCCGTAATGCGTAAGAGATTTATACCCTCTTATTATCATCGTGAACTTTATCAAACGTTGCAGAATCTTACGCAAGGAAATCAAAGTGTGGAggattattttaaagaaatggaGATTTCCATGATACGTGCGGACGTGGTAAAGGATCGTGAAGCAACCATGGCCAGATTCTTAGCTGGTCTTAACCGAGATATAGCTAACGTGGTGGAACTTCAGCGCTATGTAGAAGTTGTTGATATGGTGCATGTTGCCATTAAAGTTGAAAAGCAATTAAAGAGACAAAGCTCTAGCCGAACTTTTCCTAGGACCAACAACTCTCAAAGGTGGAACCAAGGCACGGGCAAGAAAGACTTTTCCAACCGCGCTAAGGACCAGCCTTTGTCTTCTAAGGTGAATAAAACCGTTGGTGAAACCAGCAAAGGCAAAGATGTTTCCTTGCCAAACCGCtcaagagaaataaaatgtttcaAGTGTTTAAGGAGGGGCCATATTGCGAGCCAATGCCCTAACCGAAGCAACATGATTGTGCGGGCTAATGGAGAAATTGAATCAGAggaagaaaatgatgaagaacCCGATGAAACTGCCGAAGAGGAAGACGAACTTGAATGCGCTGTTGATGGCGAAATCCTCGTCATTAAACGAAGTCTTAGTCTTCAAAGTGTTGAAAACGAACAGCAAAGGGAGAACATTTTTCATACACGTTGCCATGTTCAAGGCAAGGTGTGTAGTTTGATCATGGATGGCAGGAGTTGTACGAATGTGGCCAGCACCTTAATGGTTGAAAAACTCGGCTTGCCAACAACTAAGCATCCTCAACCTTACAAGCTTCAATGGCTTAATGACGGAGGGGAGTTGAAGGTAACCAAGCAAGTTTTAGTACCATTCTCTATCGGTAAGTACCATGACGAGGTTCTATGTGATGTGGTACCCATGGACGCAGGTCATATGTTATTAGGCTGTCCGTGGCAATTCGATCGCAAAGTTATTCATGATGGTTTCACGAACCGCTACACTTTCAAATTTGATGGGAAAAATGTAACATTAGTTCCAATGACGCCTCGGTAATTTTATGACGATCAATTGAAACTAAGAGATTctgttgaaaaattttgagaggatgcacgaaaagaaaagaatgagaaaGAGAGTGAAAAACACAttgagaagaaaaaacaaaaacaattgaaaagtgtgtgagaaaaaaataaatcgagtgaacagaaaaagagagaagaaaaagaacaaaaatagatGAGTATTTATGCAAAAGAGAGTGATTTTAGGAAGTCTTACTTGATGAGACAATCGGTTCATATACTTATGTACAAGGAAACTCTTTTGAATACTAACGAATTGGATCCAAATCTGCCCTTTTCGATTGTTTCTCTTTTGCAAGAATTCGAGGACGTATTCCCGGAAGACATTCCTAGTGGGTTGCCACCCATTCGAGGAATAGAACACCAAATTCATTTCATTCCTGGAGCGTCTATTCCAAATCGTCCAACTTATCGTACTAATTCTGAAGAGACCAAAGAATTGCAAAAACAAGTTAATGAACTTATGGAGAAGGGATATATACGAGAAAGCCTCAACCCTTGCGTCGTACCAGTATTATTGGTGCCAAAGAAGGATGGAACATGGCGTATGTGCGTAGATTGTCGTGCGGTAAATAAGATAACTATCAAATACTAACACCCGATACCGCGACTAGATGACATGTTAGATGAATTGAGTGGTGTGCAattgttttccaaaattgatctCAAGAGCGAATATCACCAAATCCAAATGCGTGAAGGGGACGAGTGGAAAACTGCCTTTAAGACG
The nucleotide sequence above comes from Gossypium raimondii isolate GPD5lz chromosome 13, ASM2569854v1, whole genome shotgun sequence. Encoded proteins:
- the LOC105765404 gene encoding uncharacterized protein LOC105765404 — protein: MESDQVSNQSERRRGQRNRGRRERGQADDDLKNIKLSIPPFQGKFDPEAYLEWEKKIELVFECHNYSENKKVKFSAIEFSDYAMIWWDQLTTSRRRNGERPISTWAEMKAVMRKRFIPSYYHRELYQTLQNLTQGNQSVEDYFKEMEISMIRADVVKDREATMARFLAGLNRDIANVVELQRYVEVVDMVHVAIKVEKQLKRQSSSRTFPRTNNSQRWNQGTGKKDFSNRAKDQPLSSKVNKTVGETSKGKDVSLPNRSREIKCFKCLRRGHIASQCPNRSNMIVRANGEIESEEENDEEPDETAEEEDELECAVDGEILVIKRSLSLQSVENEQQRENIFHTRCHVQGKVCSLIMDGRSCTNVASTLMVEKLGLPTTKHPQPYKLQWLNDGGELKVTKQVLVPFSIGKYHDEVLCDVVPMDAGHMLLGCPWQFDRKVIHDGFTNRYTFKFDGKNVTLVPMTPR